In the Fusarium falciforme chromosome 6, complete sequence genome, AATTCCACAGACACTTAAACATCTCGCGTAAGGACATTTAAGCAGCATTACTCATTTTTTGTCAGCCAATGTTGAAGATGACAAATTGGAAATGCCCCTGATCACGACAACACCAGAAGCGATCCTTCATGTGGGGCTGTTGGGCCGCCTCTATTGGGCAAGATCATTGATGTTCGACTTGGCGTAAGACcctgagaaggaagaagtcAACTTGAGATTTGGTTATTAATTAGGAGCAGAACCGTTGACGGAATGACGGTGCCACGCAGAGACATAGTATGCAGGTTTCATATCTGATGAGCGGTTCTATAAACAGCCAAGTcactttttattttactccTAATTACTTGATCTATAGCATCTATATGCGCCCGCCAACTTTTCTCATTTGTACTCAGAGCATCACTCTTTCGCCTTTTATCGTGTTATCCCCTGAGCAGCTTTGCTTTTCTGCATCAATCTCTCGCCATACTTCATAAAGAAGAACGGTATAGCCCCCATGACCAGTGAGAGAAACCCAAGGAGGCTCTGTGCCCAGTGAACGCCAAGTCGATCATACATGGGACCAGCCGCGAGCGGAATGACGATGGCACCAAGAGATCTCATGCATCCTGCTCCGGCGTGGGCCGATGCCGATGCCTCGCGAAACACGTCGGTGATGTAGTTCAGGATGCTCATAAATATCAGGAGGAATCCAGCGCCAGAGAAGAATCCCCCAATCGCTGGGACGTATGGTGAGATTGAGGGTTTGGATGTCCAACCAAAGCAAAAGAGCGCGATGACAAGTCTGGGACATGTTAGACTTTGTTTCTATGAGGCTGTGCGTTTGACGTACAGAGGAGCGGCAAAACAGGCGATTGGTAGCCGACGGTTTATTTCTCGTTGAGCCCAAGACTTGCCAGCTGCTTTGGACCGATCGTACCACGGTGTGTAGACCATGAATCCCAGGAAAGCTATCACCGAACCAAGGGCGACTTTAAGAGAGTATCAATCAGATATCAGCGGGTTTTATGCGAGCACGGCTTTGGACTTACTGGGTAGATAGGTGAGGCCAGCAATCTCGGTGCGAAGATGATACATGCCTGTTGGAATGAAGTATCAGCCAGCAGCTCCAATGTCAGTGATCAGAAAGATGCTGTACCTTCAAATACTAGAGGATACGCCTGGAAAGAGATGTAAAATAGTGAATTCGCCAATGTCAAATAAAGGGATGAGAGTGAAAGGATCGGCTCTGTAGCCATCATGACTACAGGGCGCAAGAATATCTCTCGAGCGTCAAACGGGTGCAATTCTGTCATTTGGGCCTCCTCAACGCCCTCCACTCCGTGCTTTCGGCGCTTGTGAATTTCCCTGTTGCGGAGAACCGGCGCAAATGTCTCGGGCAGGGTCAACACCAGTGGGAGTGTCGGGACGGCAATTAGGGCTGCGGCCCAGAACGCCCATCTCCAGGATGCTTGAGAGGCAAAACCGGAGACGAAGGGTCCTAGAAGGGGACCTATTCCGCTGATGGCTAGGTAAAGGGACATGGCGGTGCCACGTTCTGAAGGGTCGTCGAGCACATCGGCGTAAAGGCCACCTATTACGGCCATGGGGGCGGCGGCATTCAGACCACAGAGAAGGCGGAAGATTAAGAGGGCCGTGTAGTTAGGAGCTCCAGAGCATGCGAGCATGAAAACAAGGTAGCCAAAGAATGTAGATATCATCACTGGCCGGCGCCCGATGTATTCGCTCAAGGGTCCAAAGAAGAGGGGTCCAACAACGAAGCCGGCCAGATTGAGTGAGTTGAGTAGAGTCAGCTGTACTTGGTCATAAACTCCAAAGTGGCTCGAGATAGCATTGAGGGCACCTGAAGGCATCGAGGTTCCAAAACTGCCGTTGAAGGCACAGGCCAGGCCTGCTACTACAACATGTATTTTTCGCTTCTAGAATAGTTGTCATTAGCACCGCACCTTCGGCACGGACCGTGCGCTATCCATTACTTGCCGTTGAAAACTTGGCCGCATGAACCTTGGAGTCAGAGGGATCGACGACATCTATGGTGACCCCTGGTCCTTTAGACGCAGGTTCATGTCCGGGGGCACCACTAGTAAGTGATATATCGTCCATGGTTTCGTGGGTTGATACTTTAAGAACTCTGTATGTGCCTTGGACCCCCTTACGGCCAGTATGTTGGGCGGTCAAGCCATTTCTACCTCTTATACCGACAACTCAACTTCGTCTAAGTAACTCGGGAGAGTATCCCGATGAGGGCGCCACATCGGCCACTACCGAAAGCCAAGTCCCGTTACCGATACCCACAACTCAACTTCCGTGCGATAGCTAAAGTCGACGGCTCATTGGTCCAACTTTCCGTCTCTCAAAGCTCAACCTCCGTCGAACCTCATACCGCCGTTCATATGACCGCTGCACTCTCCATCGTCTTGATGCCTTGTCGTCTCGATACTTCCGTCCTCGACAGCAACTCCCGTTCAATCCAACAGAACAGCGCCCACGTCTGTCGGACATGAAGCGCAAATCCGTTGGGACGGAATTTGAAACCGAGAATTCAATGTCCCCCGCCAATGGACGAAGAAGAGTAAGTAAGTGCAGCATCAATCGTCTTCTTATATCGCCGAGACCGGATCCCTGCCCCTCGATTGTCCTTGCGGCTAAGCTAACTGCATCAGATGGGCGGGCTTGCACACATTGCCACCGACTCAAGATACGCTGCGATATCCTTGAAAAAGGACCTCCCTGCACGGGGTGCAGCTCTCGAAACCGGCCAGGCTGCCACATTTATCCAAAGAAACAGCGTagaggagctgctgctgctgctgcccggCTCCTTTCACCAGTGCCAATTCGTCCACGCGAGCCAACACCCGTCGAGCTCGCGACAGATTCGAGCTCACCCTTGGAGGTCGACACGGTTCAGAGGTTGGTTGCCAATGAGGATGGCGAATATGATGCCAGCAATTTGGCCGACTTTCTCGGCCGTCACGACATGAAGGAAGCCGATTATGGCCGCTTGACCCGGGTTTGCTTCATCGGCACCGGCATGTCCAACTGTCACTACCTCGTCCGTCAGAATTTCCCCCGGGCCGGCGACGAGAGCAGCGTCCATTTGGGTTACAGTCAGATGCGAGTCAAGGGGACCTCTTACTATCGGTTTGTGCCCCCCGAGATCCTTGAACGCCCGGACAAGGAACTGGCCGACAGACTGCTTCGAGCATACTTTGACTCTGTAAACTGTGGATGGCCTAtcgttgacgaggaagagttTATGGTGCAGTACGAGGGCAAGGACCCTGAGAACCCCTTATCTTCGGCCCTGATGAATTCCATTTTCCTCGTCGGGGCACATGTCTTGTCGTCTCACGATGAGAGCATGCACTCACTAAAGCCCGTGTTTTTCCGCAGGGCCAAGACTCTGATTGACTACCAGTTCGAGACAGATCGGCTTGTTTATGTCCAGGCAGCTCTCTTGATGACGTGGCATTCTGATGGGTTCGAGGAGGTTGCTATTAGTGCGTGGCACTGGATTGGAATTGGTGCTCGGACAGCCATGGCCTTTGGCATGCATCGCGATGCGACTCGGTCCAGGATGCTGCCGGCTCATAAGAGAGTCTATACGCGGCTATGGTGGGTTCTGTTCCAGTTTGACACCATCTCGGCTCTGTCGTCGGGTCGACCGCAGGCAATGTAAGGTACCGCTGCACGAGGACCATAAACTTCACTTGCTAATGTTGAACAGAAACCTAGACGACTCTGATGTTCCTGATCTCGAGTATTCCCACTTCGAGGGGATTCCCAACGCGCAGAGGGACTTTGTTATATACCAAACCAAGCTTTGCGTCATAATATCACGGGCGATGAGGGAGGGCTGGGCCCTTAGATCCTCCCCCGAAGACCGCGTTCGAGCGACGAGAAAGGCCGACGAGTCTCTCGCAGAGTTCATCCTCCAACTTCCTTCAAAGGTTCAGCTGCGGTACTCCACGCTTGATACGTGGCAGTCGATCCTTCACCTCACCTACAACAACTTTGTCATCCTGGTCCATCGACCTCTGCCAAAGCAAAGCATGGCTGAAGACGTACGGCCGGACCAGTGCAACGATCCTGCGCTGTGCGGAGACTCCGCAAAGACTATCGCCGCCATATTTGAGACCCTGCCTCAGGATGTGTTATCGACGTTGTGGCTGTACAGTACCAACGTCCTCATTACGGCAACTATCCACATCATCCACGAGGCGGGGTCGAGTAAGCCTATCGTCGCGGCCAGATCACTACACATCCTCGAGATCCTAATGGCGGCTCTGAGGGGACTATCGAAACATTGGCATTATGCGCGCGCGTGGCTACATTTTGTTGAACAGCGGGCGTTGAAGTTGAAGCAGCAACGAGCTGCAAAGGCGGTTCAGGCGGGCGGGCCTGATGAGGACCAAGGGCGGGAAAACGGGCAGGCCGCGGCGCCTCTTGGGGGAACAGAAGAGATGTCGGCCTCGCGAGAAAATGAAGATCGATGCGATGTAGAAGAGTCATTTCTCGATGCTATCACAAACGGGGCCGCCGGAGCAATCGGCGCGACTCCAGACGGAGGCTTCTGCTCTGACGGAGCTGATGTTAGTCTTCCCGATGACTTATTCCTCTTTGATGCTTTAACGCTGGATCTCTTCCCTGACGGTTGGCAAGGAGACGCTTCGTCAGAGAAACAATGCTAGAGTCGTCACGCAAGGAAATGAAGTGTGTACAAACGCGTTCGGTCACTTACATGGACGGGCCATCTCATCTAAGTTGAGAAAAATTTTACTATGAACCTTTAGGAAAAGTACTCATAAATTTAACAAACATTTACATATTCATGAGGTAACTTTACCTCATTCTAAGGGTTTATCATCATGAACTTATGACGTTTTAGGTCTGAATCGGTACGGGCTTTGGCCAAGGCGCAGTGAGGACGGCTCCCACTCTCGGCCTCCCACTCCCGCGACATCACGGCAGTTACAAATGATGGGCTAACTAATCTGGCTTGGGGATAAGCTCCTTCAGGTATGGAATCTCTCCAATTGAACTAAGCCCTATTCGTACTCTTACATGGTCCCCTCCAAGGGAACGATCCGAACCAcgtctcatcgtcgtcatacACACATGCAGCTCTGATAGCTTCGACCAGTCAGCTTCGTCTTATTGTCATCCCCCACATTATCACAACATGGATCAATCCGGGTTTCCCTCTTGTTCAGTCAGTGTGAGTGAGGGGGAACGGTACATCTACCGTGTCCCGTTTGATTGCGCCATGTTGCACTTCTCCTCACTTCTTCAAATGCTCTCTCGCGGCGTCCCTTGAGCTTCAACTGTTCTTTCGTCCCGCATACGTCTTGATGCGTCCGTACCCCAGAATACTTCAAGTTTTTCGTATACAAACTCGACGACCTATTACTTTATCGCGGGCTTTCTCCACTTGCAGACCAATGGCTCAGGAATACAAGATCAAGGACCTCTCGTCCCTCGACCTCTCGCCTGGCGCGaagaaggaggtcgaggtggAGGGTATTGAGAATGGCAAGGTCCTGCTTGTAAATGTCAAAGGAAAGATCCAAGCTGTTGGGGCCAGGTGCACTCATTATGGCGCTCCTCTCGTTAAGGGCGTGCTGACGAGTGAGGGTCGATTGACTTGTCCATGGCACGGAGGTACGTCGCCATGTCTCATTGATCGCTCTATACTGACTGATCCATCACAGCCTGTTTCAATGTCAAAACCGGCGACGTCGAAGATGCTCCTGCCCTCGATCATCTGCCCGTATTCCAAGTCGCTGAGCGAAACGGCGCCGTGTACCTCACAGGCGAAGAGGCGGCCGTCAAAGGCTCGCGAAGAAAGCCCAACATCAAGTGCGCAGCTGCCAGTGGTGCTCAAAAGGAAAAGGTCGTCGTCATTGGAGGAGGTTCAGGCACCTTGGGCTTGGTCGAAGGTCTTCGTGAGAAGGGCTACAAGGGCCCATTGACCGTCATCTCCAACGAGGGCTACTACCCCATTGATCGCACCAAGCTGAGCAAGACTCTCATGACGGACCTTAGCAAGCTGACTTGGCGAGACAAGTCTTGGTATGAGAGCGGATCTGTCGAGTTTATTGAGAGCGAGGTCACTGATGTCGATTTCAACGATCGCTACGTCACGACGAATGATGGCAAGAAAGTTGAGTACACCAAGCTTGTCCTTGCAACAGGCGGAACGCCCAGACGATTGCCTCTTCAAGGATTCAAGGTCCTTGACAACATCTTTACCCTGCGTAGTGTTCACGATACTAGAAAGATTGTGAACGCGATCGgcgagaagggcaagaagattgTGGTCATTGGCTCCTCCTTCATCGGAATTGAACTGGCTGTGGCTACGAGCAACGACAACCAAGTCACCGTCGTCGGCATGGAAAAGGTCCCCCTCGAGCGAGTCCTCGGCGAAAAGGTCGGTGCAGGCCTCCAGAAAGCGCTCGAGGGCAAGGGAGTCAAGTTCTACATGGGCGCAAGTGTTGACAAGGCCGAGCCGGACACATCCAATCCTTCCAATGTCGGTGCTGTCTATCTCAAGGACGGCACCAAACTGGACGCCGACCTCGTGGTTCTTGGTATCGGTGTCTCTCCTGCGACCGGGTTCCTGCAAAACAACAAGGCCGTTCAGCTGGAAAAGGATGGCTCTCTCAAGACGGACGACAACTACGCCGTTGTGGGCTTGAAGGATGTCTATGCGATTGGAGATATCGCTACCTTCCCTTATCACGGACCTGGCGGTGATGGAACACACATTCGAATTGAGCATTGGAACGTGGCGCAACAGTCCGGTCGCATCGTCGCAAACCACATCGTCAACCCATCCAGCGCGCCTGAGCACTTTATCCCCATCTTCTGGTCGGCTCTGGGAGCTCAGCTGCGATACTGCGGCAACACCATACCCGGCTTCGATGACATTGTTCTTGAAGGTGACCCGACCGAGAACAAGTTCATTGCCTACTACTGCAAGGGAGAGACGGTGGTGGCTATGGCGAGCATGGGAAGAGATCCGGCCATGTCCCAGAGCGCGGAGCTGATGAGAGTCAACAAGATGCTTACAAAGACTCAGCTTCAAGAGGGAATGAGTGTGCTGTGAGTCCTGCAGAGGCCCTGGATGACGAGGGGACTACCGGGAACACTTGTCAGAACGGCATTTACTGTGACGGAGTGCATACTGAATAGGAAAGTGCAATAATGACGAGCCTCAAGTTAGTTAATTACATTAATCCAATCCCAATGTGTTCCATTTGACTGCCACTGATAGGGCTGGTGCAAAAGCCCCGCACCCTCCAAGTCAATGACGTCGAGGACTCGATCGTCATGGACTCGATCGTCATTGATGCATCAACAGAACAACGGCCCTTGTCATTGTGACGAGCATATTGATGTTGCCGAGGATGCAAGCGACTGGATACACTGTAGATACTTTCGCGACATATAAAGAGAGCGTAGGCTGCGCATTACTTGACAGTTGCTACTGACTCACATTGACAGCAACAATGGCTTCTCAAGCAGCGTACCAAGCCGAAAAGATCATTGGACACGGCGACAATGCCGTTACACAGCAAGATGTAACTACATTCGATGATCAAACGGGTAAACCTGGCGAGACGATGAAGGCGTTGGCATGGATGGGCaagaacaaggtcaagatggGTACAGCTCACCTCACACTCACTTACACAACTACTGACAATCTTAGTCGACGTACCCAGGCCCAAGATTCTTGAAGATCGTGATGTTATCCTCAAAGTAACAGGCAGTACCGTCTGTGGTTCAGATCTACACCTCCTCCATGGAACGGTCATCCAGCTCAACGAAGGCGACATCCTCGGCCACGAATTCTGCGGCGTCGTAGATGAAATCGGTCCAGGCGTCACAGGCATCGAGATAGGTAAGCGATATGTTGCATCGTTCCAGATTGCCTGCGGCGAGTGCTTCTTTTGCAAACAGAAGCTGTCTTCGCAGTGCGAAAAAACAAGCTCCAACACGACGCAAAGGGCCATGTATGGGGGGAGGACGGCGGGTATGTTTGGCTATTCCCACTTTACGGGTGGGTTTGCCGGTGGACAGGCTGAGTATGTGCGTGTGCCGTTGGGTGATGTGAATTTGCTCGAGATTCCGACGGATGTTCCTGATGAGAAGGGTGAGTCCATCACTGAAGCCTCACGACTCTACTGACAGGATGTCAAGCTTTGTATCTTTCCGATGTCTTAGCCACATCCTACAACGCTGTGAAAGACACAGCTGTCTACCCTGAAGACGAAGTTGCAATCTTCGGCGCCGGCCCAATCGGTCAAATGGCTGGCATCTTTGCCATCCTCGAGGGCGCAAGCAAAGTCATCTTTATCGACACCGAACCGCGTCTCTCCTTCATCAAGGACAACTGGCCTCCCAAGCACAAGGATAAGCTAGAGCTAGTTGACTACAAGCACTTGTCCCACGGCGTTACCAACAAGGAGACTGTAGTTAGCCGACTTAAGGACCTTTGTGGTGGACGTGGTCCCGACTGTGCGATTGAGTGTGCGGCTGGTGAGTACGCCAAGGGCTGGATGCATTGGGTTGAGATGTCTCTCGGTATTGAGACGGACACGAGTGAAATCATCAATGAGATGATTGAGGGCGTACGCAACTATGGTCGCTGCGGAGTCACAGGCGTCTACGTCGGATATGTAAgcatctccatcctcctACATCATTCACACCTAACCCCACAGACCAACCACTTCAACAT is a window encoding:
- a CDS encoding MFS domain-containing protein, yielding MDDISLTSGAPGHEPASKGPGVTIDVVDPSDSKVHAAKFSTKRKIHVVVAGLACAFNGSFGTSMPSGALNAISSHFGVYDQVQLTLLNSLNLAGFVVGPLFFGPLSEYIGRRPVMISTFFGYLVFMLACSGAPNYTALLIFRLLCGLNAAAPMAVIGGLYADVLDDPSERGTAMSLYLAISGIGPLLGPFVSGFASQASWRWAFWAAALIAVPTLPLVLTLPETFAPVLRNREIHKRRKHGVEGVEEAQMTELHPFDAREIFLRPVVMMATEPILSLSSLYLTLANSLFYISFQAYPLVFEGMYHLRTEIAGLTYLPIALGSVIAFLGFMVYTPWYDRSKAAGKSWAQREINRRLPIACFAAPLLVIALFCFGWTSKPSISPYVPAIGGFFSGAGFLLIFMSILNYITDVFREASASAHAGAGCMRSLGAIVIPLAAGPMYDRLGVHWAQSLLGFLSLVMGAIPFFFMKYGERLMQKSKAAQGITR
- a CDS encoding Zn(2)-C6 fungal-type domain-containing protein; protein product: MSPANGRRRVNGRACTHCHRLKIRCDILEKGPPCTGCSSRNRPGCHIYPKKQRRGAAAAAARLLSPVPIRPREPTPVELATDSSSPLEVDTVQRLVANEDGEYDASNLADFLGRHDMKEADYGRLTRVCFIGTGMSNCHYLVRQNFPRAGDESSVHLGYSQMRVKGTSYYRFVPPEILERPDKELADRLLRAYFDSVNCGWPIVDEEEFMVQYEGKDPENPLSSALMNSIFLVGAHVLSSHDESMHSLKPVFFRRAKTLIDYQFETDRLVYVQAALLMTWHSDGFEEVAISAWHWIGIGARTAMAFGMHRDATRSRMLPAHKRVYTRLWWVLFQFDTISALSSGRPQAINLDDSDVPDLEYSHFEGIPNAQRDFVIYQTKLCVIISRAMREGWALRSSPEDRVRATRKADESLAEFILQLPSKVQLRYSTLDTWQSILHLTYNNFVILVHRPLPKQSMAEDVRPDQCNDPALCGDSAKTIAAIFETLPQDVLSTLWLYSTNVLITATIHIIHEAGSSKPIVAARSLHILEILMAALRGLSKHWHYARAWLHFVEQRALKLKQQRAAKAVQAGGPDEDQGRENGQAAAPLGGTEEMSASRENEDRCDVEESFLDAITNGAAGAIGATPDGGFCSDGADVSLPDDLFLFDALTLDLFPDGWQGDASSEKQC
- a CDS encoding Rieske domain-containing protein, which gives rise to MRPYPRILQVFRIQTRRPITLSRAFSTCRPMAQEYKIKDLSSLDLSPGAKKEVEVEGIENGKVLLVNVKGKIQAVGARCTHYGAPLVKGVLTSEGRLTCPWHGACFNVKTGDVEDAPALDHLPVFQVAERNGAVYLTGEEAAVKGSRRKPNIKCAAASGAQKEKVVVIGGGSGTLGLVEGLREKGYKGPLTVISNEGYYPIDRTKLSKTLMTDLSKLTWRDKSWYESGSVEFIESEVTDVDFNDRYVTTNDGKKVEYTKLVLATGGTPRRLPLQGFKVLDNIFTLRSVHDTRKIVNAIGEKGKKIVVIGSSFIGIELAVATSNDNQVTVVGMEKVPLERVLGEKVGAGLQKALEGKGVKFYMGASVDKAEPDTSNPSNVGAVYLKDGTKLDADLVVLGIGVSPATGFLQNNKAVQLEKDGSLKTDDNYAVVGLKDVYAIGDIATFPYHGPGGDGTHIRIEHWNVAQQSGRIVANHIVNPSSAPEHFIPIFWSALGAQLRYCGNTIPGFDDIVLEGDPTENKFIAYYCKGETVVAMASMGRDPAMSQSAELMRVNKMLTKTQLQEGMSVL